One segment of Chthoniobacterales bacterium DNA contains the following:
- a CDS encoding phage tail sheath C-terminal domain-containing protein has product MPATLSYPGVYIEEIPSGVRTITGVATSITAFIGRTRRGPVNQPTVVNSFADFERLFGGLAADHTVAYAVKDFFGNGGGQAIIVRLYKPFFATTSMQVAAAGMALTDAQKGADAVNLAAQNEKINNVTPPTAASVKTAANNAIPLSPSAKPAERLAAEKVAAAAAAEADRAPYTNNDSLKMDISGNPTGGKIKFAAGSMDSGDILITDLTDSTSAGSTSAATAVKNAFNALFPGTVMTVVRTGPTPAASTNFSFLITFQTASDVPQPASINVTSPAGSPLTPAVSKVTISFPQPDADSVAKAASDAAGTMNNPGPAVTSAVGQIAPNNRARLTIPNGANDLTLEAATPGAWGNLLQVEVDYATKPDDNGMPDTTLYNLTITDGGTGKTEQIRNVTGTANAVRSVSRVLDNESSLVRVVGTAPTARPAETMGTPITVGAADVAVDSQPLSAVEFEGSAADKTGLFALDKADLFNVLCIPADTRDGDTPVTTYPAAANYCSARRAMLVVDPPAAWTANPDTAAAKALAGLNSVGIHGPAARNAALFFPRIIESDPTRGGQLDVFVPCGAIAGIFARTDSTRGVWKAPAGLDAAINGIAGLQVNLSDGENGQLNPQAVNSLRNFAVAGPVVWGARTLRGADAIGDEYKYIPVRRTALFIEESLYRGTQWVVFEPNDEPLWAQIRLNVGAFMHNLFRQGAFQGVTPKEAYFVKCDKETTTQNDIDLGVVNILVGFAPLKPAEFVVIKLQQIAGQIQT; this is encoded by the coding sequence ATGCCAGCGACTCTTTCCTATCCCGGCGTTTACATTGAAGAAATTCCGAGCGGCGTCCGCACCATAACGGGTGTGGCTACGTCGATCACGGCTTTCATTGGGCGAACGCGCCGAGGGCCGGTGAATCAACCGACCGTCGTGAACAGCTTCGCCGATTTTGAGCGCCTTTTCGGCGGGCTCGCCGCGGACCACACGGTCGCGTATGCAGTAAAGGATTTTTTTGGAAACGGCGGTGGCCAGGCAATCATCGTTCGGCTTTACAAGCCATTTTTTGCTACCACTTCCATGCAGGTCGCCGCGGCGGGGATGGCGTTGACTGATGCGCAAAAGGGGGCCGACGCCGTTAACCTGGCTGCCCAAAACGAAAAGATTAACAACGTAACTCCTCCGACAGCAGCTTCAGTGAAGACCGCAGCCAACAATGCAATTCCTTTAAGCCCCTCCGCGAAACCGGCAGAGCGATTAGCGGCGGAGAAGGTCGCGGCTGCCGCTGCCGCCGAAGCCGACAGGGCGCCATATACGAATAACGATTCGTTAAAGATGGATATTTCTGGAAATCCTACAGGTGGCAAAATCAAATTTGCAGCCGGGTCGATGGATTCGGGTGATATCCTGATCACGGATCTGACGGATAGCACGTCCGCCGGCTCTACCAGCGCAGCAACCGCTGTTAAGAATGCCTTCAACGCGCTGTTCCCAGGCACAGTCATGACTGTCGTGCGAACCGGCCCCACTCCGGCGGCATCGACGAACTTTTCTTTCTTGATAACTTTTCAAACGGCCTCCGACGTTCCACAACCCGCGTCGATCAACGTCACTAGTCCCGCGGGGTCGCCCCTCACGCCTGCCGTCTCAAAGGTGACAATTTCCTTCCCGCAGCCGGATGCCGACAGTGTAGCGAAGGCGGCGTCTGATGCCGCCGGTACGATGAACAACCCTGGCCCTGCCGTGACCAGCGCAGTTGGACAAATTGCGCCGAACAATCGGGCGCGCCTAACTATTCCTAATGGCGCCAACGACCTGACTCTCGAAGCCGCCACACCAGGCGCGTGGGGAAACTTGCTCCAAGTCGAGGTCGATTACGCGACCAAGCCAGACGATAATGGAATGCCGGACACAACCTTATATAACCTGACGATTACCGATGGAGGCACAGGTAAGACCGAGCAAATCCGCAACGTCACGGGCACCGCAAACGCCGTTCGTTCAGTCAGCCGCGTCCTGGACAATGAATCGTCGCTCGTGCGAGTGGTGGGCACCGCGCCGACAGCGCGACCGGCTGAGACAATGGGAACGCCCATCACTGTGGGTGCGGCGGACGTGGCGGTCGACAGTCAGCCGTTGAGCGCCGTAGAATTTGAGGGCAGCGCCGCGGACAAGACTGGCTTGTTTGCGCTCGATAAAGCGGACTTGTTCAATGTTCTCTGCATTCCCGCTGATACGCGAGACGGCGATACTCCGGTGACCACTTATCCAGCGGCAGCGAATTACTGCTCGGCGCGGCGGGCAATGCTCGTTGTCGACCCGCCGGCGGCGTGGACCGCGAATCCGGACACGGCGGCGGCGAAGGCGCTCGCCGGTCTGAACAGCGTGGGAATACACGGCCCCGCCGCGCGCAATGCTGCCCTGTTTTTCCCGCGTATCATTGAATCCGACCCAACGCGCGGAGGGCAACTCGATGTCTTTGTTCCCTGCGGAGCCATTGCGGGCATCTTCGCCCGGACTGACTCGACTCGCGGCGTATGGAAGGCTCCGGCGGGCCTCGACGCCGCTATCAACGGTATCGCCGGTTTGCAGGTTAACCTGTCCGATGGCGAGAACGGCCAACTCAATCCACAAGCCGTCAATAGCCTGCGGAATTTTGCGGTAGCGGGGCCGGTTGTCTGGGGTGCCCGGACGCTTCGCGGCGCGGATGCGATCGGAGACGAATACAAATACATTCCGGTGCGCCGCACGGCTCTGTTTATCGAGGAGAGCCTCTATCGCGGGACGCAGTGGGTCGTGTTCGAACCGAATGACGAGCCGCTTTGGGCGCAAATCCGTCTCAACGTCGGAGCGTTCATGCACAATCTTTTCCGGCAGGGCGCCTTCCAGGGAGTCACACCAAAGGAGGCGTACTTCGTGAAGTGCGACAAGGAAACGACCACGCAGAACGACATCGATCTCGGGGTCGTCAATATCCTGGTCGGGTTCGCCCCGCTGAAACCGGCCGAGTTTGTCGTGATCAAGCTCCAGCAGATAGCCGGGCAGATCCAAACCTAA
- a CDS encoding DUF4157 domain-containing protein, with protein sequence MKALLKKQSQAKTERLIPSSVASQRKDNTSSAESQHQIGVPATVPEVLRSLGQPLDYETRAFMEPRFGHDFSLVRLHNERHAQGSGTKGEPPTRVLPRFADVSKRIPSHPNAYSTIQPKLQVDTSGSAEEQEADRIAEEVMRMPEPQLSSGAGSGCKDEQASRVPLQTKRVKAHGSREVAAPPIVDEVIHSAGQPLAPSTREFMEPRFGHDFSWVRVHTDARAVQAVSAVNARAFAVDRNIAFGVGEYAPQTATGRRLLSHELTHVLQQRSSDSKPLVTGAPLVVGGTSSVLQAAPSAAITLSKGVGVNGPNVVTDLKQIQAKLLEMGFLSPTDYTLEGVTLLKELKDTDKVGAKNIPKTIAAIKQYQRVVEYRDDTSKYNKPTGQISLTGISLSLMNAQIAAPTQTELTAISKNRGSLSSTVKVGGELKLTGKVGRVSDGNNEGDLTAVQQRLSAVGKLDSKDRAVETPAAIKTKYFLQYKTGIASIDQAHIPKTIKAIEKFQTEGQFEHKYWSRKKFAGQDLGTLTWTSGVVAEGGLSEFILSHYQELTFGFKDDKRVEKTVSAGNFQRAGSNTKDAVGVSILGTAEPASFTVDEFKTYGITDVEVSALLFVSKNEGKFNGLNTYDRTAITFGFVQFAGGSGGGTFPKLLANLKKDSPTVFEERFQKYGIDVEYVENQSNVSMATVVAIDPAGGKVMRGRDAEEYIRKMPALLPAFLTAGHSKEVQQAQVKTAVSDYVIPSRNLKFDKNSSNDVLKYKKDKKEVLLVGKEAETFAKSPEYMALPPSDKEALTTFSLIGEKISDYLSSEKSRAVIIDLSINKGLSGGATAISQGMGAYIVANKQISKGALKAATETDILASIQPFASIPSRVEKAINDASLSGS encoded by the coding sequence ATGAAAGCCCTCCTAAAAAAGCAATCTCAGGCCAAAACCGAACGGTTGATACCTTCCTCCGTAGCGTCGCAACGCAAAGACAACACATCCTCCGCCGAATCGCAGCACCAAATTGGCGTGCCAGCGACTGTGCCCGAAGTATTGCGCTCGCTAGGTCAGCCCTTGGATTACGAAACGCGCGCCTTCATGGAGCCACGCTTTGGTCACGACTTCAGTCTCGTGCGTTTGCATAACGAGAGACACGCACAAGGATCGGGGACAAAAGGTGAACCGCCTACCAGGGTATTGCCGCGCTTTGCCGACGTCTCCAAGCGCATACCCAGCCATCCGAATGCGTATTCAACCATTCAACCAAAGCTTCAGGTTGACACCTCGGGCAGCGCCGAGGAGCAAGAAGCTGATCGGATCGCAGAAGAGGTGATGCGAATGCCCGAACCGCAGTTAAGCAGCGGCGCAGGCTCAGGATGTAAGGATGAGCAAGCTAGCCGCGTGCCCTTGCAAACAAAGCGTGTCAAAGCACATGGCTCTAGGGAGGTGGCGGCGCCGCCCATCGTTGACGAGGTGATACATTCAGCCGGCCAGCCATTAGCCCCCTCTACGCGAGAGTTTATGGAGCCGCGCTTTGGGCATGACTTCAGCTGGGTGCGCGTACACACCGATGCACGCGCCGTCCAAGCCGTGTCAGCAGTCAACGCGCGCGCTTTTGCGGTGGATCGCAACATTGCGTTCGGCGTCGGCGAATATGCGCCGCAGACCGCCACCGGACGCCGTCTTCTTTCGCATGAACTGACGCACGTTCTGCAACAACGAAGCAGCGATTCCAAGCCGCTCGTCACCGGCGCGCCATTAGTCGTCGGAGGCACGTCGTCTGTGTTACAAGCCGCTCCGTCAGCAGCCATCACACTTTCGAAAGGTGTGGGCGTAAATGGGCCAAATGTTGTCACTGATTTGAAGCAGATACAGGCCAAACTGCTCGAAATGGGATTTTTGTCGCCGACAGACTACACCTTGGAAGGCGTCACTTTGCTCAAAGAGCTAAAGGACACTGACAAGGTTGGAGCAAAGAACATTCCCAAAACCATAGCAGCCATCAAGCAATATCAACGTGTCGTAGAGTATCGAGATGATACCTCTAAGTACAACAAACCTACTGGGCAAATTTCACTCACCGGAATTTCGCTAAGTTTGATGAACGCTCAGATTGCAGCTCCGACCCAAACAGAACTCACTGCAATCAGCAAGAATCGTGGGAGCCTATCTTCGACCGTAAAGGTGGGCGGAGAGCTGAAGTTGACGGGCAAAGTGGGGAGAGTCAGTGACGGAAACAATGAGGGCGACCTGACTGCCGTGCAGCAGCGATTGTCGGCCGTCGGGAAATTGGACAGCAAAGATCGTGCGGTCGAAACTCCCGCCGCCATCAAGACAAAGTATTTCCTTCAATACAAAACCGGGATCGCGAGCATAGATCAGGCACACATTCCTAAGACGATCAAGGCGATCGAGAAGTTCCAGACTGAGGGACAGTTTGAACATAAGTACTGGAGCAGGAAGAAATTTGCGGGTCAGGACTTGGGAACTCTCACCTGGACAAGTGGCGTCGTCGCCGAAGGAGGTTTGTCTGAGTTCATTCTTTCCCACTACCAAGAACTCACGTTTGGATTCAAAGATGACAAGCGGGTAGAGAAGACTGTCTCCGCAGGTAATTTTCAAAGAGCTGGCTCTAATACCAAAGACGCTGTCGGTGTGTCAATATTGGGGACAGCGGAACCCGCAAGTTTCACCGTTGATGAATTCAAAACCTACGGGATTACAGATGTTGAGGTCAGCGCTTTGCTGTTTGTCTCGAAAAACGAAGGAAAGTTCAATGGGCTCAATACCTATGACCGCACGGCCATAACTTTCGGATTTGTCCAGTTTGCAGGTGGCTCCGGCGGGGGAACATTTCCTAAATTATTGGCTAATTTGAAAAAGGACTCGCCCACCGTATTTGAGGAAAGGTTCCAGAAATATGGGATTGATGTCGAATACGTGGAGAATCAAAGCAATGTCTCCATGGCGACAGTTGTTGCAATAGACCCCGCTGGCGGCAAGGTGATGCGCGGGCGAGATGCCGAAGAGTACATCAGGAAAATGCCCGCGCTGTTGCCCGCTTTCCTCACCGCTGGTCACAGTAAAGAAGTACAACAAGCACAGGTGAAAACGGCTGTTAGCGATTACGTGATTCCGAGCCGCAACTTAAAGTTCGACAAGAACTCCTCCAACGATGTGCTCAAGTACAAGAAAGACAAAAAGGAGGTGCTGTTGGTGGGAAAAGAGGCCGAAACTTTCGCCAAGAGTCCCGAATACATGGCGTTACCACCGAGCGACAAGGAAGCCTTGACGACCTTTTCGCTTATAGGTGAAAAAATATCCGACTACCTCAGTTCCGAAAAATCTCGCGCCGTCATCATCGACCTAAGCATCAACAAAGGACTTAGCGGAGGTGCAACTGCGATCTCGCAGGGAATGGGCGCTTACATCGTCGCAAATAAGCAAATTTCTAAAGGAGCACTCAAGGCCGCGACAGAAACGGATATCCTAGCAAGTATCCAACCCTTTGCTTCTATACCCTCCAGAGTCGAGAAGGCAATCAATGATGCTTCGCTCTCTGGGTCGTAA
- a CDS encoding AAA family ATPase, with translation MSEQTNNWPEENQRLLMAAVATVRAALERHAHRTDAEPAREEAQPPIAASDDSALSNLCRAFGLSAFERSVLLLCAGMELDSGFATHCASAQGDPRKTYPTFSLALAALPEPHWSALLPTAALRHWRLVEASGGDSLTTSSLRIDERILHYLTGLSYLDERLHAYFQPLRVCADLPPSHTVIANRAAALWQDQNGTGLIELFGEDDSAKRAIAAAASSALGLQLRVLRVGDIPAPPVERDTFIRLWERETMLSGGALLVDCCGEDDSTENKTHLTALLRRLRGPVALATRQPLRDIPRPVVRLEVRRPALAEQRTLWRDAVGDLTPALNGELDGITAQFSLGVEAIYAARAEIKERLEAPEAGSVNLALWDICRNQTRRGLENLAQRIEPAATWDDLVLPEAQRQTLREMAAHVRQRTTVYERWGFAAQSSRGLGISALFAGSSGTGKTMAAEVLANELRLDLYRIDLSSVVSKYIGETEKNLRLVFDAAEQGGAILLFDEADALFGKRTEVKDSHDRYANIEVSYLLQRMEAYRGLAILTTNRKESLDSAFLRRLRFVVQFPFPDAVLRAEIWRRIFPANTPTEDLDPLKLSRLNVAGGNIRNVALNAAFLAADANEPVRMKHLLRAARGEYLKLEKPLTESEIGGWA, from the coding sequence ATGAGCGAGCAAACGAATAACTGGCCGGAGGAGAACCAGCGTTTGTTGATGGCGGCAGTCGCCACCGTGCGCGCCGCTCTGGAACGCCACGCGCACCGGACAGACGCGGAGCCCGCGCGGGAGGAAGCGCAGCCGCCAATCGCCGCCTCCGACGACTCGGCCCTGAGCAATCTTTGCCGCGCGTTTGGGCTCTCGGCCTTCGAGCGTAGCGTGCTCCTGCTCTGCGCCGGGATGGAATTGGATTCGGGTTTCGCCACGCATTGCGCCAGCGCCCAGGGCGATCCGCGCAAGACGTATCCGACTTTCAGTCTCGCGCTCGCGGCCTTGCCCGAACCGCATTGGAGCGCGCTTCTGCCCACCGCCGCGCTGCGTCATTGGCGACTGGTTGAAGCAAGCGGCGGCGACTCGCTCACCACCAGTTCGCTGCGGATTGACGAACGGATTCTCCATTATCTAACCGGCCTTTCCTATCTCGATGAACGGCTCCACGCCTATTTTCAGCCGCTCCGCGTTTGCGCCGACCTGCCGCCATCCCACACCGTCATCGCGAATCGCGCCGCTGCGTTGTGGCAGGACCAGAACGGAACTGGCTTGATCGAACTTTTCGGCGAAGACGATTCCGCCAAGCGCGCGATCGCCGCCGCCGCCAGTTCCGCGCTTGGACTGCAATTGCGCGTCTTGCGCGTCGGCGATATTCCAGCGCCGCCGGTCGAGCGCGACACCTTCATCCGGCTTTGGGAACGGGAAACCATGCTCAGCGGCGGGGCGCTCCTGGTCGATTGTTGCGGAGAAGATGATTCGACCGAAAACAAGACTCATCTGACTGCATTGCTTAGACGACTGCGAGGCCCGGTCGCGCTGGCGACACGCCAACCGCTGCGAGATATCCCGCGTCCGGTTGTTCGCCTCGAAGTGCGCCGGCCGGCGCTGGCCGAACAGCGCACGCTCTGGCGCGACGCGGTCGGGGATCTGACCCCCGCGTTAAATGGTGAACTCGACGGGATAACCGCGCAGTTCAGTCTCGGCGTCGAAGCGATTTACGCGGCCCGGGCTGAGATCAAGGAACGCCTGGAGGCGCCCGAGGCCGGGTCGGTCAATCTTGCCTTGTGGGATATTTGCCGCAATCAGACGCGGCGCGGTCTCGAAAATCTGGCTCAACGGATCGAGCCGGCGGCGACCTGGGACGATCTCGTTCTGCCCGAGGCGCAACGTCAGACCTTGCGCGAAATGGCAGCGCACGTCCGGCAACGGACCACCGTTTACGAGCGCTGGGGTTTCGCCGCCCAAAGTTCGCGCGGGCTCGGCATCAGCGCGCTCTTTGCCGGCAGCAGCGGCACCGGCAAAACCATGGCTGCCGAAGTCCTGGCGAACGAGCTCCGTCTGGATTTGTACCGGATCGATCTCAGCTCCGTCGTGAGCAAATACATCGGCGAGACCGAGAAAAATTTGCGCCTCGTGTTCGACGCCGCCGAGCAAGGCGGCGCGATCCTGCTCTTCGACGAGGCCGACGCGCTCTTTGGCAAACGAACCGAAGTAAAAGACAGCCACGACCGTTACGCCAACATCGAAGTGAGCTACCTACTCCAACGCATGGAAGCCTATCGCGGCCTCGCCATTCTCACTACGAACCGGAAGGAATCGCTCGACTCCGCCTTCCTGCGCCGGCTCCGTTTCGTGGTTCAATTCCCTTTCCCCGACGCCGTCCTCCGCGCCGAAATCTGGCGCCGCATTTTCCCGGCGAACACGCCGACCGAAGACCTCGATCCGCTGAAACTTTCCCGTCTCAACGTCGCCGGCGGCAACATCCGCAACGTCGCCCTGAACGCCGCCTTTCTCGCCGCCGACGCCAACGAGCCCGTCCGGATGAAACATCTCCTCCGCGCCGCCCGCGGCGAGTACCTGAAACTCGAAAAACCGCTCACCGAATCCGAGATCGGAGGCTGGGCATGA
- a CDS encoding DUF4255 domain-containing protein encodes MSNALAIAGVSAVLRDLLNNGLIDHQVSSSVGGPVTVSVLSPDRVKLDGQEKAQLNLFLYQVTPNAGWSNVALPSRDDRGARVTNPPLALDLHYLLTAYGEKDFESEVLLGYGMQLLHETPVLARDAIRTALGTGTGGMPVSGTLGDGTIIPPGQLSASDLADQIEQIKISLQTLNAEEMSKLWSALGAHYRPTAAYHVSVVLIESSKSTKTALPVRSRNVYVLPFEQPFIEKVASAAPSDADPRITINSTVVVTGRKLKGETTLVRVGDAEVPATALTITDSQISFPLTSITSLRAGAQTAQVVQQLSLGTPPVAHRGFESNAVAFMLQPTITAAVDSSSQVTLTFVPRVGRTQRVTLLLNEFDAPNNRPARAYSFPAPANNGITNQDPDTDKISFAVNSVTPGAYLVRAQVDGAQSLLDDTAGKYDSPKITIS; translated from the coding sequence ATGAGCAACGCCCTCGCCATCGCTGGCGTGAGCGCGGTCTTGCGGGACCTGCTCAACAACGGACTGATCGATCACCAGGTCAGTAGTTCGGTCGGGGGACCGGTAACCGTAAGCGTGCTCTCGCCGGACCGAGTGAAACTGGACGGGCAGGAAAAGGCGCAGCTGAATTTGTTCCTTTATCAGGTCACCCCGAATGCGGGCTGGAGCAATGTCGCGCTTCCGTCGCGGGACGATCGCGGTGCGCGCGTGACTAACCCGCCGCTCGCGCTCGATCTTCATTATTTGTTGACGGCGTACGGCGAGAAGGATTTCGAAAGCGAAGTCTTGCTCGGTTACGGGATGCAGCTTCTCCACGAAACGCCAGTCTTGGCGCGGGACGCGATCCGCACCGCGCTCGGGACGGGCACGGGAGGGATGCCGGTCAGCGGCACGCTCGGCGATGGCACAATCATCCCGCCCGGGCAGCTCTCTGCTTCGGATCTCGCCGATCAAATCGAGCAGATCAAGATTTCGCTGCAAACCTTGAACGCGGAGGAAATGTCGAAGCTCTGGAGCGCGCTCGGAGCGCATTACCGGCCGACAGCCGCCTACCACGTCTCGGTGGTCCTGATCGAAAGCAGCAAATCGACGAAGACCGCCCTTCCGGTCCGCAGCCGGAATGTTTACGTGCTGCCTTTCGAACAGCCGTTCATCGAGAAAGTCGCTTCCGCTGCGCCGAGCGACGCCGATCCGCGGATCACCATTAACAGCACGGTGGTGGTGACGGGCCGAAAGTTGAAAGGTGAAACCACCCTCGTTCGTGTCGGAGATGCAGAAGTGCCGGCGACCGCGCTCACCATCACCGATAGCCAAATCAGTTTTCCGCTCACTTCCATAACTTCGCTTCGTGCCGGCGCCCAAACTGCGCAGGTCGTTCAGCAACTTTCCCTGGGCACCCCGCCGGTGGCGCATCGCGGCTTCGAATCGAACGCGGTGGCGTTCATGCTGCAGCCAACCATTACGGCGGCAGTGGATAGTTCAAGTCAGGTGACTCTCACTTTCGTCCCGCGCGTCGGCCGCACTCAACGCGTGACTTTGTTGCTGAATGAATTTGATGCGCCGAACAACCGGCCGGCCCGCGCCTACAGCTTTCCCGCGCCGGCCAACAATGGGATCACCAATCAGGATCCCGACACCGATAAAATCTCATTCGCAGTGAACAGCGTGACCCCCGGCGCTTATCTCGTGCGTGCGCAGGTCGATGGCGCGCAAAGCCTGCTCGACGATACCGCTGGAAAATACGACTCGCCGAAGATCACGATTTCATGA
- a CDS encoding DUF4157 domain-containing protein, with the protein MRAALQTKPKASSSAFPTFTPVGSHLLQRKCACGGTTGPSGECESCRKKKRQRRSENLDLSSIGHPRSSVSEIPPIVDEVLRSPGQPLDSNTRAFMEPRFGHDFSQVRIHTDTRADESAQSINALAYTVGENMAFRAGHFRPATDSGRRLLAHELTHVLQQKMGHVGSKQTGTAAARIGANVTFEREADAWGERIVLDIPFSNILRAPQVSPYSLSGSMLAVQRQQSKDVAKFPETKTQTPLEQATELVGESPSTVKDRASWILKAADQGFVTFNTTTAKNNLQDVRDEKKVEKLDPTAAGYDVPILEVEVGLAKKIIQRWVDANGAGTKPSIQFGSMIRSSADPHGKGKAIDINALNMATSVDPTVTILNDLDKSIHASYGLGFPFQGDFFDPADNIETKKRAAERSAAPSVEAKTETSEAAVSKPATNALVAEKPAGKPVTAQIENALEKRSSHIWKASGTMGASGKWLWEEKDKIKQVGGGAYTRLKSQQLKDTLAARRKDGFSFVIFPDNDNHLHLDER; encoded by the coding sequence ATGAGAGCCGCACTTCAAACTAAACCCAAGGCTTCATCGAGCGCGTTCCCGACTTTTACACCAGTTGGGAGCCATCTTCTGCAACGCAAGTGCGCCTGCGGCGGCACGACGGGGCCAAGCGGTGAGTGCGAATCCTGCCGCAAGAAGAAGCGTCAGCGCCGTTCAGAGAATCTCGATCTATCCTCCATCGGCCATCCTCGATCCTCTGTCTCGGAGATTCCGCCAATCGTGGACGAAGTATTGCGGTCACCAGGCCAACCCCTCGATTCCAATACGCGTGCGTTCATGGAACCGCGCTTCGGGCATGATTTCAGCCAAGTGCGCATACACACCGACACTCGTGCGGATGAGTCCGCACAGTCCATTAACGCTCTAGCCTACACGGTAGGAGAGAACATGGCCTTCCGTGCAGGGCACTTCAGGCCCGCCACCGATTCTGGACGCCGCTTGCTCGCGCACGAGCTCACTCACGTCCTACAGCAAAAAATGGGTCACGTTGGATCAAAACAGACTGGGACAGCCGCAGCACGAATTGGGGCAAACGTAACGTTTGAGCGAGAGGCCGATGCTTGGGGGGAAAGAATCGTCCTCGACATCCCCTTTTCGAACATCCTTCGTGCCCCTCAGGTTAGTCCCTATTCTCTCTCGGGCAGCATGCTGGCAGTGCAACGACAGCAGTCGAAAGACGTCGCGAAATTTCCAGAAACTAAGACGCAAACGCCTCTCGAACAAGCGACAGAGCTGGTCGGGGAATCTCCTTCCACGGTTAAGGACCGCGCCTCTTGGATTCTTAAGGCCGCGGACCAAGGCTTCGTCACGTTCAATACTACTACGGCGAAAAATAATCTACAGGATGTGCGAGACGAAAAGAAGGTCGAGAAACTGGATCCGACCGCCGCTGGCTACGACGTACCTATTCTGGAAGTGGAGGTTGGACTCGCCAAGAAGATCATCCAGCGATGGGTCGATGCCAATGGCGCCGGCACGAAACCAAGCATTCAGTTTGGCAGCATGATTCGATCTTCCGCTGATCCGCACGGCAAAGGTAAGGCGATAGATATTAATGCGCTAAACATGGCCACCTCGGTTGATCCGACCGTCACAATTCTGAACGACTTGGACAAGAGCATTCACGCCTCGTACGGACTGGGTTTTCCCTTCCAGGGAGACTTTTTTGATCCGGCCGACAACATAGAAACGAAGAAGCGCGCCGCAGAACGCAGTGCGGCCCCTTCCGTCGAGGCGAAAACTGAGACGAGCGAAGCGGCAGTCAGCAAACCTGCTACAAATGCCCTAGTTGCGGAGAAGCCGGCAGGAAAGCCGGTGACGGCGCAAATAGAGAACGCCCTGGAAAAGAGGTCTTCACATATTTGGAAGGCAAGCGGGACGATGGGAGCGAGCGGGAAATGGTTGTGGGAAGAGAAGGACAAGATAAAGCAAGTTGGAGGTGGAGCCTACACCCGTCTCAAGAGCCAGCAGCTAAAAGACACTTTAGCCGCTCGGCGCAAAGATGGCTTCAGTTTCGTCATTTTCCCAGACAATGATAATCATCTTCATTTGGACGAGCGGTGA
- a CDS encoding phage tail protein: protein MAQFSVNAQRFDPYKNFKFRVKWDGKYVAGISKVTGGLKRTTEVVEHREGGDPSATRKSPGRNKFEAITLERGVTHDPEFENWANKVWNFGSGLGAEVSLKDFRKDIILEIYNEAGQLALAYNIFRCWVSEYQAAADLDANANVVLIQQLKLENEGWERDPAVPEPAEPTL from the coding sequence ATGGCTCAATTCTCAGTCAACGCCCAGCGCTTCGATCCTTACAAGAACTTCAAGTTCCGGGTGAAATGGGACGGCAAATATGTCGCCGGCATCAGCAAGGTGACGGGGGGCCTCAAGCGCACTACCGAAGTGGTGGAGCACCGCGAAGGCGGCGATCCGAGCGCCACCCGTAAATCACCGGGCCGAAACAAATTTGAAGCGATCACGCTCGAACGGGGCGTGACCCACGACCCGGAGTTTGAAAACTGGGCGAACAAGGTCTGGAATTTCGGGTCGGGCCTGGGTGCGGAAGTTTCGCTGAAAGATTTCCGCAAGGACATCATCCTCGAGATTTACAATGAGGCGGGTCAACTGGCTCTCGCTTACAACATCTTTCGCTGCTGGGTTTCCGAATACCAGGCCGCGGCCGATCTCGACGCAAACGCGAACGTCGTTCTTATCCAGCAACTAAAACTCGAAAACGAAGGTTGGGAGCGCGATCCCGCGGTCCCGGAACCGGCCGAGCCTACGCTCTAA